Within Bifidobacterium dentium JCM 1195 = DSM 20436, the genomic segment GATTACCGCAACGTCGACCCGAAGCTCGGAACCATGGATGATTTCGACGAACTCGCCAAGGCCGCACACGCACGAGACATCAAGGTCGTGGTCGACATCGTGCCGAATCACAGCTCCAATCTGCACGAATGGTTCAAGGCCGCCCTCGCAGCCGAACCGGGATCGCCGGAGCGTGACCGCTATATCTTCCGCGACGGCAAGGGTCCGAATGGCGATCAGCCACCGACCAACTGGGAGAACCATTTCGGCGGCCCGGCATGGACCCGCGTGCCCGACGGCCAGTGGTATCTGCATATGTTCACCAAAGAACAGCCCGACTGGAACTGGAACAATCGTGAGGTGCGCGACGATTTTCTCAGGACCTTGCGCTTCTGGCTCGATCACGGCGCCGATGGCTTCCGCGTGGACGTGGCGCACGGCTTGGCCAAGGATCTTGACCGCGATGACCTCGATGACTATGTGGTCTGGTGCACCAACGACCAGCCGGAGGACGGTTCTCATCCGGTAATCGATCGTGACGAAGTACATGACATCTATCACGAGTGGCGCAAGGTGTTCAACGAGTACAATCCTCCGGCGTTCGCCGTGGCCGAGGCCTGGGTGCGTCCGAGCCGACAGCATCTGTATGCCTCGCCGGACGATCTTGGCCAGATCTTCAACTTCGAATTCGCCAAGAAGGACTGGATCCGCGACGACATGCACCTGGCCATCGAGGAGGGGTTGGAGAGCGCGGAACGTTCCGGCTCCACCGCTACGTGGGTGATGAGCAACCATGATGTGATCCGTCATGCCACCCGTTACGCCCTGCCGCAGGTGCCGACCGGCGAATATCATCGTCTGGCGCTTGATTGGCTGCTGCGCGACGGCACCACGTTCGAAGAGAATCGCGAGCTCGGCACCAAACGCGCCCGCGCCGCGATCATGATGGAGATGGCGTTGCCCGGTTCCGCCTACGTGTATCAGGGCGAAGAGCTCGGCTTGTTCGAGGTGGCCGACATTCCGTGGGATGAACTGGAAGATCCGTCCGCATGGCGTACGTCCCGTTCCGCCAGCACCAAGGGCCGTGACGGCTGCCGTGTGCCGTTGCCGTGGGTCGCCGCGGACGCGCCGAAACTGGATGATCCAGACGATGAATTCGGTCACGAAGGTTCCTTCGGATTCTCCCCGGCCGGCGCCACTGCCGAACCGCATCTCCCGCAGCCGGCATGGTACAAGGATTTTGCGGTCGACGTGGAATCCGCCGATCCTGATTCCATGCTGAACCTGTACCGCCGCGTGCTGGCATTGCGCCATGACATGCAGACCACCGACCTGAGCGTCGAATGGCTGCCGGAAGACCGACCGGGCAAAGCGCATGACGGTGCCAATGGATTCCCCGGCGGCACCATCGCCTACAAGCGTGCCAATGGATGGGCCTCCATCACCAACTTCGGCGAAGAACCGGTCGCACTGCCGCAGGGCGATGTGCTGCTGACCTCCGGACCGCTCACCGATGACGGCAGGCTGCCGCAAGATACCAGCGCCTGGCTGAAATTGGCCGACTAATCGCAAACATCGCGTAAAGGGGATAATTATGTCGAAAATCACTACGGTCGCATCCACCGTGCCGGTCGTAACGGAGGAAGGATCGGCGGATAGTGCCAAGTGGCGTTTCACCGGAGGCTTTCTTGCCTTCTCGGTGCTGTCCGGTGCGGCCTTCTACATGACGATGTCGGTGCTGGTGCCACAGCGCCTGCGTGACATCGGCATCGCCAACTCCACTGCGGTGCTTGGCACCATCAACGCGGTCGGCTCAATCGCTTCCATCTTCATCGCACTGTTCATCGGCGCGCTATCCGACCGCACCGCAACCCGTTGGGGCAGGCGCACGCCATGGATCTTCTGCGGCGCGTTCATCTACGGCGTCTGCTTCTGGGCGTTGAGCCGTCCGATCAGTGCCGTGATCATCGGCCTCGTCTACGTGCTGGCGTTGATTGGTCTGAACATGGTGCAAGCCCCGATTTACGCCCGTATCTCCGATCAGGTGGCTCCGACATCGCGTGCCACCGTGTCCGCCGCAATCGGTGCGGGCGGTGTGATCGGCCAGGGCATCGGTACGTTGGTCGGCTCCTCGCTGATCGAACATATGGAACTCGGCTTCATCTGCGCAGGCATGTGTGCGCTGGCCGCGGGCGTACTGTCCGTGGTGATCGCTCCACGCGAGCCTTCCAGTGAAAACATGCCGAAGAACACCGACGAGCCGCTGTGGAAGGTCGTGGCGGCGTCGCTTACCCCGCCGCTGAAGAATTGCGCCGACTTCTACCGTGCGTTCATTTGCCGCACCTGCCTGATCGTCGCCTACCAGATGGTGTTCAGCTATCAGCTGTACATCCTGCAGGATTACATCGGCCAGGACAAGCTGTCGGCGGCGGCTTCCATCCAGGTCATTTCCGTGATCACCATGATCGTGTCCATCATCGCGTCCCTGGTGGCAGGACCGATTGCGGACGCTCTGAACCGCCGCAAGGCGCCGATCATCGTGGCATGCACGTTCTTCGCCATCGGTTTGGCCATGCCGTGGATTTTCCCGACGCAACAGGGCATGTTCCTCTTCGGCGGCATCGCCAGCTTCGGCTATGGCATGTACCTGTCCGTCGACCAAGCGCTGAACGTCGATGTACTGCCGAACAAGGAAACCGCCGGCAAGGATCTCGGCTTCATGAACATCGCCACCTGTGCGGGGCAGGCCATCGGCGTGGCCATCACCTCCACGCTGGTGAGCGTGCTCGGCTCCTATACGGTGGTGTTCCCGGTGGCCATCGGCATGACCGCCATCGCCGCCATCAGCGTGCTGGGCATCAAACGCGTGCGCTGAACAACGAACCGGAGCGCACCGCATACCGCAGGGCGGGGAAGAATCTCCCTACCCTGCGGTATCTTCATATGTTCGGCTCCACGCAGCGGGCGCGGCCGCAAACATATGAAACGAGGCAACAATGGTAGATGCGCATGACGGCGAAACATACACCGCTGAAGGCTCGCGTCTGATCTGGATCGACTGCGAGATGACCGGCTTGGATATCTTCGGCGGCGACGAACTCGTCGAAGTGTCCGTAGTGCCGACCGACTTCGATCTGAACGTGCTTGACGAGGGCGTCGATTTCGTGATCAAGCCCAGCCAGAAGGCCGTGGATCATATGAACGACTTCGTGCGCAACATGCATACCCGCTCCGGCCTGATCAAGGAGTGGGAACACGGCCTTTCTCTCGACGAGGCGCAAGCCAAGGTCGTCGAATACGTCAAGCGATTCACGCCGGACGGCGTCAAGCCATTGCTGGCCGGCAACACCATCGGCTCCGACAAGAAGTTCCTCGACCACTACATGCCGGAACTCATGGAGCACCTGCATTACCGCACCATCGACGTAAGCACGTTCAAGGAACTTGCCCGTCGCTGGTATCCGGCCGTCTACCTCAACCGTCCTCCGAAGAACGGCGGTCACCGCGCGCTCGCCGACATCATTGAGTCCCTGGATGAACTGCGTTACTACCGCAAGGCGTTCATGGCGCCGACGCCGGGACCGGATGAGGCCGAGGCCAAGGCCATCGCCGACGATATCAAGGCCACCAGTCTGATCGGCGAGAACTGATCGATTCGGGCGCATGGAACGACGGCGGTCCATGCCGTCCGTGATGTTTCCCCGACAATCGAAGGCAATGCAGGAAAGGACCCTTATGAGCGTAGCCGACTGGACCACCATCGACCAGCCGCAGGATATCCGACTCGTGGTCGCCGATATGGACGGCACCTTGTTGGACGAACATGGCCGGATTCCCGAAGGCTTCTGGGACATGCTCGCCAGACTGCGTGCGCGCGGCGTCGAATTCGTGCCGGCTTCCGGCCGCCAGTACGCCACGCTGCGCAACATGTTCGCTTCGAAGGCGTCCGAAGTGCTGGACGGGGGAGAGCTTTCCTATATCGCGGAGAACGGCAATGTCGTGGCGGTGGACGGCAAGGTCGTCGAAGTACATGGCGTCGATCTGGGCATCACGCGTCGCACCATCGACATGGTGAACGCCTCCGTGTCCGCCGGCGAATACGATATGGGTCTGGTGATCTGCGGTCTCAACACCGCATACGTGCAGCGTACCGATACGCCGTTCCTTGACGAGGTCGGCAAGTATTACGCGGCGTTGAAGATCGTCGATGACCTGCGCAAGGTGCTGGATTTCGCCGTCGAACCGGACGATTACGTTCCGGGCGAAGAAATCATCCTGAAGCTCGCGATTCTCGATTTCGGCAGTTCCGAGCAGATGACGAACAACAAGCTCGCTCATGTAAGGAACGATTACCAGGTGGTCGTCTCCGGGCAGCATTGGGTGGACATCATGAATCCGGCCACCGACAAGAAGCAGGGCGTCGAGGCGTTGCAGCGCGCGTTGGGCGTCACTCCCGCACAGACGGCGGTGTTCGGCGATTATCTTAACGACCTGCTGATGCTTGAGGCGGGTGACTGGTCGTTCGCCATGTCCAATGGCCATCCGGACCTGCGGGCGGCCGCACGTTATCTTGCGCCGTCGAACGCCAGTCGTGGTGTGCTCAAGGTTGTTGATAGGCTGATTGACTGACGGATGATTGCGCGCGGAGGCGCGATTGCCCGGTGACGGCCATGCGATTCGGTCGTAGCCGAGTGCGGGCGGTCACATGACGGAGGGGAAGGCGGTGCGATATGCGGCAGGAAGAGGCTCTTGCGATTCTGGGCACCGGCGCGAACGTCTTTCTGACCGGTGCGCCCGGTGCCGGTAAGACCTACGTGCTTAACGAATTCATACGTCAGGCGCGTGCGGATGGCGCCTCCGTGTCGGTCACCGCGTCGACCGGCATCGCGGCCACGCATATCAATGGAGTTACCATCCATTCATGGAGTGGCATAGGTCTTGCCAACGCGCTGTCCGATAAACTCGTCACCACCATTCGCATGCGACGCAAGCGCAAGCTGCAGGCGGCCGACATCCTCATCATCGACGAGGTTTCCATGTTGCATGCGTGGCTGTTCGACATGGTCGATCAGGTGTGCCGTATCATTCGCAAGGATTCGCGGCCGTTTGGCGGACTGCAGGTGGTGCTTTCCGGAGACTTCTTCCAGTTGCCGCCGGTGTCCGTTTCCGGGCGCGATCATGACCTGATCGTGCCCAGTCCGGAATTCGCGGCATCTCGTGAACGTTATGCGCGTGCCGGGCTCAATCCTGAGGGATTCGTCACCGAATCGTTGGTATGGCAGGAGTTGAGCCCTGTTGTCTGCTACCTGACCGAGCAGCATCGTCAAGATGACGGCAAACTGCTTGGCGTACTCACCGACATCCGGGAGGGTTGCGTCAGCGATGAGGATCGTGATCTTCTGTTGACCCGGCTGGGCCGTATGCCAGAGCCGAATCAACGGGCCGTGAATCTGTTTCCGGTCAACAGACAGGCCGATTCACTCAACGACATGCGTCTGTTCGCGATCAGGGAGGAACCGCACGAGTATGTCGCCGAATCCTCCGGCCCGGCAAATCTGGTGGAACGGCTCAAAAGGAACATGCTCGCGCCGGAACATCTGTTGCTCAAGACCGGAGCTGCCGTGATGGCGGTGCGTAACGATACCGACCGTCAGTTTGTGAACGGCTCCTTGGGCACGGTGCGTGGGTTTGCCTCTGATGCCAAAGGCGGCTGGCCGATCGTCGAGTTCGAGAACGGCAATATCGTGACCATGAAGCCGAACTGTTGGCAGATGCAGGACGGTGATACCGTGCTCGCCTGCGTGAATCAGGTGCCGTTGCGCTGCGCGTGGGCCATTACGATCCACAAGTCGCAGGGGATGACGCTCGACCGTGCGGTCATGGATCTGCGGCGCACTTTCGCGCCCGGCATGGGGTATGTGGCGTTGTCGCGGGTGGAGAATCTTGAGGGGTTATATCTGGCGGGCGTGAACGAGCGTATGTTCCTGGTCTCGCCGGATGCGGTGCGGCTTGACGGCGAGCTCAGGCTTGGTTCGGCGAATGCCAGCGATGCGCTTGCCAGATATGGCGCCTCTGCCTTCATGCCGTTGCCGTCGAGCGATGCGGACGACGAGTTCGCCCAGGATGCCCTGTTCTGATTCGCTTTGTGGCCCTTGGTCAGCCCATCGCCTGCAATGAGCGGGCGAGATCGGGGTCGAGCTCGACTTCCGTCTCGACGTCTTCCGGATCCGGATCCCAGCAGCTGACGATCACGCAGGCCAAGCCGATCAGCAGCCAGATGGGATTGTGCTGCAGGAACGTGAACCCGGGAATCGCACGTGTGACGACGAGCCATGCCATCATGCCGACCAGCGCAAGGACATTGAACAGTTTCTTCCATGGCAGTGAAATCAACACCACGCACAGCAGGGCCATGCTCAGACCCACCCATGTATTGCCTTCCGACAGTACTTCCGGTGCGGCTGCGGCGAATACGAAATAGCAGATGATGCCGATCCAGCCGAGTTTGTTCCAAATCGAAATGTGCGCGGTAATGTGACGCATGACATGCCGTCCTCTCTCAACGTGCGCCGCTCAATCGTCAGTTTCCTGAGATTATATACAGGCCACATGACTTATTTATAACTCTATAAATAAGATGTTTTCCGAGTGTTCGTAGCAGTTACGTCGCCTTGCCTGAGTAACTTGGGGCGTATGACCAAAGCACTTCGTATGTCTACCATGTTCCTGCGTACCCTGCGCGAGGACCCTGCCGATGCCGACGTCGTGTCGGACAAGCTCCTGCAGCGCGCCTGCTACCTGCGCAAGGCCGCCCCGGGCATCTGGACCTGGCTGCCGCTGGGCCTGACCGTTCTGAACAAGATCGAGAACATCATCCGTGAGGAGATGGCCTCCATCGACGCCCAGGAGGTTCATTTCTCCGGCCTGCTGCCGCGCGAGCCGTATGAGGCCACCCACCGTTGGGAAGAATACGGCGACAACATCTTCCGATTGAAGGACCGTCATGAAGCCGACTATCTGCTGGCGCCGACCCATGAGGAAATGTTCACCCTGCTGGTCAAGGACCTGTATTCCTCGTACAAGGACCTGCCGGTGACCCTCTACCAGATCCAGACCAAGTACCGCGACGAATTCCGCCCGCGTGCCGGTCTGATCCGAGGCCGCGAATTCATTATGAAGGATGCCTACTCCTTCACCCTTGACAAGGAAGGCCTCGTCAAGGCCTATATGGACGAACGCGGTGCCTACGAACGCATCTTCGACCGCCTTGACCTGAAGTATGTGCCGGTGCATGCCATGGCCGGTCCGATGGGTGGCTTCGAATCAGAGGAATTCCTGGCTCCGATGGAGATCGGCGAGGACACTTTCGCGCAGTCTCCGTCCGGCAAGGCTTGGAACGTCGAGGCGTTGACCACTCCGGAGCCGGAAGCCATCGATTGCACCGACACCCCGGCCGCCGAGAAGCGTCCGACCCCGGATGCCGCCACCATCGACAAGATGGTCGAATTCGCCAATGCCAACCATCCGCGTTCCGATGGTCGTGCGTGGCAGGCCTCCGACATTCTGAAGAACGTGGTAATCGCCGTCATGCATCCGCAGGACGACAACCATGACGAACCGTGGCGCGAACTCGTGGTCGTAGGCGTGCCCGGCGATCGTTCGGTCGATATGAAGCGTCTCGAGGCTCAGTTCACCCCGGCCGAAATCGAAGAGGCCACCGAAGAGGATCTGAAGAAGCATCCGGAACTTGTCAAGGGCTATATCGGCCCGATGGCGCTCGGTCCGCAGGCCCGTGATGGCAAGAAGGCCGAAGCCGCCGAAGAGACCGGCGAAGCGCTGCGATACTTCGTGGATGCGCATATCGCCCGCGGTTCCGCGTGGTTCACCGGCGCCGACGAACATGAGGTTGACTATTATGACCTTGTCTACGGGCGTGACTTTGAGGCCGATGGCACCGTCGAGGCCGTTGAGGTGCGTCACGGCGATATGAGCCCGGACGGTTCCGGCCCGTTGAGCTTCGAGCGTGGCGTGGAAATCGGACAGGTGTTCCAGCTGGGCCTGAAATACTCCAACGCCCTTGGTTTGAAGGTGCTCGACCAGAACGGCAAGACCGTTCCGGTGTGGATGGGTTCCTATGGCATCGGTGTGTCCCGTGTGATGGCCTGCATCGCCGAAACCCACCATGACGACAAGGGTCTGGCTTGGCCGGCCGTCATCGCCCCGGCCCAGGTGCATGTGGTCGCTACCGGCAAGGATGCGGCAGCGTTCGAAGCCGCGGAACAGCTGATCGCCGAACTCGAGGCCAAGGGCATCGAGGTCATTTTCGATGACCGTAAGAAGGTCTCACCGGGTGTGAAGTTCAAGGATGCCGAGCTGATCGGCGTACCGCTGATCGCCGTTGCCGGCCGCGACACCGTGAACAATGGCACCATTGAAGTGCGCGATCGCAATGGCGAGAACGCCGAGGCGGTGCCGGTCGCCGATGCGGCGCAGGTGATTGCCGACCGCGTCGCAGCTCTGCTCCAATAGCGGCAAGCGCCACCTGTTGTTTTCCGAACGGGCGCAGCGAAGCCGAGGATTCTACGATATTGGGGATTCGAGGCCTTGTTGCGTCCGTTCATCATGACGGGCATTGTTTGTGTGGGGAGATCGAAGCACAGTCCATACACAACCGATTGTGGATGAGTGTGGATAGTGGGTGTCTTGTCCACCCATTGTCCACGACTCGCCCGGAGGTCTTTCAGTTATCCACATTCCCCATTCGGCGTT encodes:
- the orn gene encoding oligoribonuclease, with protein sequence MVDAHDGETYTAEGSRLIWIDCEMTGLDIFGGDELVEVSVVPTDFDLNVLDEGVDFVIKPSQKAVDHMNDFVRNMHTRSGLIKEWEHGLSLDEAQAKVVEYVKRFTPDGVKPLLAGNTIGSDKKFLDHYMPELMEHLHYRTIDVSTFKELARRWYPAVYLNRPPKNGGHRALADIIESLDELRYYRKAFMAPTPGPDEAEAKAIADDIKATSLIGEN
- a CDS encoding PIF1 family DEAD/DEAH box helicase, with the translated sequence MRQEEALAILGTGANVFLTGAPGAGKTYVLNEFIRQARADGASVSVTASTGIAATHINGVTIHSWSGIGLANALSDKLVTTIRMRRKRKLQAADILIIDEVSMLHAWLFDMVDQVCRIIRKDSRPFGGLQVVLSGDFFQLPPVSVSGRDHDLIVPSPEFAASRERYARAGLNPEGFVTESLVWQELSPVVCYLTEQHRQDDGKLLGVLTDIREGCVSDEDRDLLLTRLGRMPEPNQRAVNLFPVNRQADSLNDMRLFAIREEPHEYVAESSGPANLVERLKRNMLAPEHLLLKTGAAVMAVRNDTDRQFVNGSLGTVRGFASDAKGGWPIVEFENGNIVTMKPNCWQMQDGDTVLACVNQVPLRCAWAITIHKSQGMTLDRAVMDLRRTFAPGMGYVALSRVENLEGLYLAGVNERMFLVSPDAVRLDGELRLGSANASDALARYGASAFMPLPSSDADDEFAQDALF
- a CDS encoding MFS transporter, yielding MSKITTVASTVPVVTEEGSADSAKWRFTGGFLAFSVLSGAAFYMTMSVLVPQRLRDIGIANSTAVLGTINAVGSIASIFIALFIGALSDRTATRWGRRTPWIFCGAFIYGVCFWALSRPISAVIIGLVYVLALIGLNMVQAPIYARISDQVAPTSRATVSAAIGAGGVIGQGIGTLVGSSLIEHMELGFICAGMCALAAGVLSVVIAPREPSSENMPKNTDEPLWKVVAASLTPPLKNCADFYRAFICRTCLIVAYQMVFSYQLYILQDYIGQDKLSAAASIQVISVITMIVSIIASLVAGPIADALNRRKAPIIVACTFFAIGLAMPWIFPTQQGMFLFGGIASFGYGMYLSVDQALNVDVLPNKETAGKDLGFMNIATCAGQAIGVAITSTLVSVLGSYTVVFPVAIGMTAIAAISVLGIKRVR
- a CDS encoding proline--tRNA ligase — encoded protein: MTKALRMSTMFLRTLREDPADADVVSDKLLQRACYLRKAAPGIWTWLPLGLTVLNKIENIIREEMASIDAQEVHFSGLLPREPYEATHRWEEYGDNIFRLKDRHEADYLLAPTHEEMFTLLVKDLYSSYKDLPVTLYQIQTKYRDEFRPRAGLIRGREFIMKDAYSFTLDKEGLVKAYMDERGAYERIFDRLDLKYVPVHAMAGPMGGFESEEFLAPMEIGEDTFAQSPSGKAWNVEALTTPEPEAIDCTDTPAAEKRPTPDAATIDKMVEFANANHPRSDGRAWQASDILKNVVIAVMHPQDDNHDEPWRELVVVGVPGDRSVDMKRLEAQFTPAEIEEATEEDLKKHPELVKGYIGPMALGPQARDGKKAEAAEETGEALRYFVDAHIARGSAWFTGADEHEVDYYDLVYGRDFEADGTVEAVEVRHGDMSPDGSGPLSFERGVEIGQVFQLGLKYSNALGLKVLDQNGKTVPVWMGSYGIGVSRVMACIAETHHDDKGLAWPAVIAPAQVHVVATGKDAAAFEAAEQLIAELEAKGIEVIFDDRKKVSPGVKFKDAELIGVPLIAVAGRDTVNNGTIEVRDRNGENAEAVPVADAAQVIADRVAALLQ
- a CDS encoding glycoside hydrolase family 13 protein, whose product is MTEVTDPALWWKQAVVYQVYPRSFKDSRGEGLGQIAGVTEKIDYLKDLGVDAIWLSPFYPSQLADGGYDVDDYRNVDPKLGTMDDFDELAKAAHARDIKVVVDIVPNHSSNLHEWFKAALAAEPGSPERDRYIFRDGKGPNGDQPPTNWENHFGGPAWTRVPDGQWYLHMFTKEQPDWNWNNREVRDDFLRTLRFWLDHGADGFRVDVAHGLAKDLDRDDLDDYVVWCTNDQPEDGSHPVIDRDEVHDIYHEWRKVFNEYNPPAFAVAEAWVRPSRQHLYASPDDLGQIFNFEFAKKDWIRDDMHLAIEEGLESAERSGSTATWVMSNHDVIRHATRYALPQVPTGEYHRLALDWLLRDGTTFEENRELGTKRARAAIMMEMALPGSAYVYQGEELGLFEVADIPWDELEDPSAWRTSRSASTKGRDGCRVPLPWVAADAPKLDDPDDEFGHEGSFGFSPAGATAEPHLPQPAWYKDFAVDVESADPDSMLNLYRRVLALRHDMQTTDLSVEWLPEDRPGKAHDGANGFPGGTIAYKRANGWASITNFGEEPVALPQGDVLLTSGPLTDDGRLPQDTSAWLKLAD
- a CDS encoding Cof-type HAD-IIB family hydrolase; translated protein: MSVADWTTIDQPQDIRLVVADMDGTLLDEHGRIPEGFWDMLARLRARGVEFVPASGRQYATLRNMFASKASEVLDGGELSYIAENGNVVAVDGKVVEVHGVDLGITRRTIDMVNASVSAGEYDMGLVICGLNTAYVQRTDTPFLDEVGKYYAALKIVDDLRKVLDFAVEPDDYVPGEEIILKLAILDFGSSEQMTNNKLAHVRNDYQVVVSGQHWVDIMNPATDKKQGVEALQRALGVTPAQTAVFGDYLNDLLMLEAGDWSFAMSNGHPDLRAAARYLAPSNASRGVLKVVDRLID